The following are from one region of the Lacinutrix sp. Bg11-31 genome:
- a CDS encoding YHYH protein: MKNKFSTIILVAVLFGCNSHKNTSIHTHDEEYHSHDDEASNKVSNYFAAYSLKDESYDTKTEVTISGNERIMITNSLPNHETGAFPNQGNPNTISAQNLTYTFPLNPKYTGNAQWMREPGVALNGVKFEPGTAEVVECETGENYRVEAIQNVIDLGLDFNHAHVQPTGAYHYHGSPTSIISKFDTGEDLVHIGFAHDGFPMYYSKSGKYKPSYKLLNGNRDGEDCTYTARKTIDISVGGHHDGTYGSDYEYVDSSGDLDECNGITIDGKYIYLVTEEFPYISRCVMGEVSQQEQQGSAQGGRGERPNTAELIKQMDVNKDGKLSKTEAKGPLKQDFSKIDTNSDGFISKEELEKGANGNSKRPQGGRAPR; the protein is encoded by the coding sequence ATGAAAAATAAATTTTCAACAATTATTTTAGTAGCCGTTTTGTTTGGTTGTAATAGCCATAAAAATACTAGCATACATACTCATGATGAAGAGTATCATAGCCATGATGATGAAGCTTCAAATAAAGTGAGTAACTATTTTGCAGCTTATAGTTTAAAAGACGAAAGTTATGATACAAAAACAGAAGTTACTATTTCAGGTAACGAACGTATTATGATTACAAATTCGTTACCAAATCATGAAACGGGAGCGTTTCCAAATCAAGGCAACCCTAATACTATTTCTGCTCAAAATCTAACATATACTTTTCCTTTAAATCCTAAATATACAGGAAATGCACAATGGATGAGAGAACCAGGAGTTGCCTTAAACGGTGTGAAATTTGAACCAGGAACAGCAGAGGTTGTAGAATGCGAAACAGGAGAGAATTATAGAGTAGAGGCTATACAAAATGTAATAGATTTAGGATTAGATTTTAATCATGCACACGTGCAGCCAACAGGAGCATACCATTATCACGGTTCTCCAACGTCTATAATTAGTAAATTTGATACTGGTGAAGATTTAGTACATATAGGTTTTGCTCACGATGGATTTCCAATGTATTATTCTAAAAGTGGAAAATATAAGCCAAGTTATAAATTGCTAAATGGTAATAGGGATGGAGAAGATTGTACGTATACAGCACGTAAAACTATAGATATTTCTGTTGGAGGACATCATGATGGAACTTATGGCTCGGATTACGAATATGTTGATAGTTCTGGAGATTTAGATGAATGTAATGGTATTACAATTGATGGGAAATACATATATTTAGTAACAGAAGAGTTTCCTTATATAAGTCGTTGTGTAATGGGTGAAGTATCACAACAAGAGCAACAAGGAAGTGCTCAAGGCGGAAGAGGAGAAAGACCAAATACAGCAGAACTTATTAAGCAAATGGATGTTAATAAAGATGGGAAACTATCTAAAACAGAAGCAAAAGGACCATTAAAACAAGACTTTTCTAAAATAGATACTAATAGCGATGGTTTTATTTCTAAAGAAGAATTAGAAAAAGGAGCAAATGGTAATAGCAAAAGACCACAAGGCGGAAGAGCTCCAAGATAA